CCACCACACATCAGCAACAGCAAACtcagcagccacagcagcagaagaagcagcagcagcgcgcccgtcgtcctgGCACGCGCttcggcatcgtcaactacgtccgcgacgccgccgaggaaaACGCCGCGCGCAAGTGGTACGagctccgcgccgtcgacgcctttTACGTCcaggagagcagcagcaggagcagcgcggcagcgACCGGACCGAGGAGGAAACgcggagaagctgctgcgacggtgatggcgtcgcccgGACGGCGTGGcagggccgtcgtcgagaccTGGATCTGGGACGCCGTGAGGGACAAGATTGCCCTGAGGGCCGCCAAGGAGGTTTAACACCGCGTGGAACCTCGGGACGCTGTGCATTCCCGTCCCGTCGGCAACCCCTCGCCGAGAATGCTCTCTTGTGCCACGTACATGCTAGCTAGTATACCCCAGCCCTGCCTTGCGTAGAGCTATATTTGGACCACCTTCACCTCAGAGATGCTGCTGAGTTCTAAACGATGATAGTTGTGTCTGAACTGCTAGACCTCACAATGAACAAACACCCCCCTTAACAGGGGGCTCAACGATTCAGGACTCTTCAAGGAGCTGCGCCAAGAACTTCCCTCTTACTTCctttctccctctcttccctTCTTCTTTCTAACCACCCGGTGAAccgacatcgccgccccgggggggggggggggcaagccCACATCCATGCCCGCATGACAAGACGGGCACGGCTCCTGCGACTGTGAagcactcactcacccatcactcactcactcacgcactcactcactcgcccACTCTCTGCTGCCCGCGAACCCACCACGCACGCATGTATGTATACACGCACGCCTGCATGCACgcagcacgcacgcgcgcaacCCTCCCGTTCATcccatctctctctcacactcCACTGATGATGCAGTCCAACCGCACGCACCCGCCCGCACAGCAGCAAGATTACTCACTCCCCTCgtcccccccttcccgtccgcgtcccgcctgccgccgctgccgcccgcgtcgccagcgtcgcATCCGCTGCGCCTgcatcgcccgcctgctTTTCACGTAGCACTAGGCACGTGCAGAATCTATCTACTAGGATACTACTTGGAAGGTGTTGAAGCTATGGAGTGCCAACTGACCAAGTGACCAGGGTACTACGTACTAGGTCAGTAGGTTAGTAGGTAGATCCTGCTGAGATGCCGTGCCCGcgtgtccccccccctcctgcAGCAACGTCTCACGGCGTGTGCTTGTCGTACACGTCGCTTGGCATGTGCACGGCATTCCCCAAAGCGAGCGGCGCGTCCGCATGGATGACGTGCTCAGGGGTGCGTCTTGAACGTGGCATTGGAGAGATGGAGCTACCTTCTATGATATATTTGCCCCACTGAGCGGCAAGGCCCGTAATATTTTGTCTTGTATATCTCGTACTCTATGTACGAATACAAGGCAAGAGGAGCGGCACGCTGCGGCACACAAGGGCATCGCCAGTCCGTCCGCTGCACCACCAATCGAGAACGCCCTTCGATTACCAACTTGCTGCCTGACCTACTCCTATggtagtaggtactaaggtagcaATTCGTACTATGTACTGTGTCAAGACTCCTGCCGTCCCGTGGTATATCCGTCAGGCCGCTGTAACCAA
This region of Purpureocillium takamizusanense chromosome 9, complete sequence genomic DNA includes:
- a CDS encoding uncharacterized protein (EggNog:ENOG503P3TQ): MKPHLKPVALCGILPFAFVAYTTAPFVTHVHIHLPPAARHSRATLARFVAAMPASTRLTLTTMSAIAKPRYSDVRAGDLMRPAAASGPLSSPPSSAAGPTTHQQQQTQQPQQQKKQQQRARRPGTRFGIVNYVRDAAEENAARKWYELRAVDAFYVQESSSRSSAAATGPRRKRGEAAATVMASPGRRGRAVVETWIWDAVRDKIALRAAKEV